A genomic segment from Spinacia oleracea cultivar Varoflay chromosome 3, BTI_SOV_V1, whole genome shotgun sequence encodes:
- the LOC130469499 gene encoding uncharacterized protein, with product MQNEPMEALPQHEPQQEPRHEPVQQGHTEGDQGGPQEEGPVVPVVQQEADPQGPVEEPPQHDFVEPQNDVLEDPENEDEEDEEEGDEEDGEEGDEEDGEEDNEEDGEEGDEEDGEEGDEEDGEEDNEEDGEEGDEDEEDVGNTADQDKPGDDDDDENQGANGGTTGPVAGEAEGADNAEGPGADGTENTRGGGEGLDHGAVHGSNPEDFDGAEPGGDGQVRTRIKAARPKPSPKPRTATKRSRKPSEKAIAMRTARQRLGIRMTKADSSILKYVEAYDTKKKAGGAMLIECDGNDANQQMCYSVVHPRSYVNSQYVRTIAYLYNREWASEFPKSCRRLMLDSMFAHQKLKTKETYAGLFKKWSQPLRKVVSSDISVVFVPVVENEHWWCVAFALKDQKIWFIDSMYKNPAAEHSAELKKLIPAVDYVLLETDKEFNASPAWQTKQMGKWPLDVVGFPDYNDNHACGVVMLMAIRETANAFKKSMHVGEIGAARKALFLSHLNSDYNSCRPLIPEIIATHCR from the exons ATGCAGAATGAGCCTATGGAGGCACTGCCGCAACACGAGCCACAACAAGAGCCACGTCATGAGCCTGTCCAGCAAGGTCATACCGAGGGAGACCAAGGCGGACCACAAGAAGAAGGGCCAGTGGTGCCTGTTGTGCAGCAAGAGGCAGACCCCCAGGGCCCAGTAGAAGAGCCACCACAACATGATTTTGTGGAGCCACAAAATGATGTTTTGGAGGACCCCGAAaacgaagatgaagaagatgaagaggaaggtGATGAAGAAGATGGCGAGGAAGGTGATGAAGAAGATGGCGAGGAAGATAATGAAGAAGATGGCGAGGAAGGTGATGAAGAAGATGGCGAGGAAGGTGATGAAGAAGATGGCGAGGAAGATAATGAAGAAGATGGCGAGGAAGGTgacgaagatgaagaagatgtTGGTAATACCGCGGATCAAGATAAAcctggtgatgatgatgatgatgagaacCAAGGAGCAAATGGTGGTACAACGGGTCCGGTTGCTGGTGAAGCTGAAGGTGCAGATAATGCAGAGGGTCCGGGTGCCGATGGGACCGAGAATACAAGGGGTGGGGGTGAAGGTTTGGACCATGGTGCTGTTCATGGTTCCAATCCTGAAGATTTTGATGGTGCTGAACCAGGTGGTGATGGTCAGGTGAGAACAAGAATAAAGGCAGCGAGGCCTAAACCTAGTCCCAAACCCCGCACTGCGACAAAGAGATCCCGTAAGCCTAGTGAGAAGGCAATAGCAATGAGAACAGCTCGTCAACGACTAGGTATTAGAATGACGAAGGCAGACAGTTCTATTTTGAAGTACGTAGAGGCTTACGACACCAAAAAGAAAGCAGG AGGGGCTATGTTGATTGAATGTGATGGGAACGACGCAAACCAGCAGATGTGTTACTCGGTTGTTCACCCCAGGTCCTATGTGAATTCCCAGTATGTTCGTACAATTGCATATCTCTACAACCGGGAGTGGGCTAGTGAATTTCCAAAGAGTTGTCGCAGACTTATGCTTGACTCTATGTTTGCA CATCAAAAGCTAAAGACGAAAGAAACATATGCTGGGTTGTTCAAGAAGTGGTCGCAACCACTTAGGAAGGTGGTCTCCTCGGATATTTCTGTG GTTTTTGTTCCAGTTGTCGAAAACGAACACTGGTGGTGTGTTGCTTTTGCACTCAAAGACCAGAAGATATGGTTCATTGACAGCATGTATAAAAATCCCGCTGCAGAGCATTCTGCggaattaaagaaattg ATACCTGCCGTTGACTACGTCTTACTGGAGACTGACAAGGAGTTTAACGCATCCCCGGCATGGCAGACTAAGCAAATGGGGAAATGGCCCCTGGATGTTGTTGGTTTTCCTGATTATAATGACAA TCATGCATGCGGGGTTGTGATGCTTATGGCGATCCGGGAGACTGCTAATGCTTTCAAAAAGTCAATGCATGTG GGGGAGATAGGCGCTGCCCGGAAGGCTCTGTTCTTGTCCCATTTGAATTCAGACTACAACTCTTGCCGTCCATTGATACCGGAGATAATTGCTACCCATTGCCGTTGA
- the LOC110793067 gene encoding uncharacterized protein, protein MVFKKGHTGSNKQWKFAMNEVFKDKPPQVPGTSNRKKYVEPEIDEDDEEYEEDLVGSGDDSEDTPYEEEGEELEDEEEDDDEEYVDEDEDEGENDVGVKCKLKNQGRKTGNAKGRRPVVVEEDDEFYDDLEVDARAKLKMKERSRKYAKSRRLANDVEDEGNDDEEDDEEDGEADVRRVGKKHPKHVGQNVRRYPEDEQHGLRKKHLKVIRKRRRGDTDDEEEQGKPVKKKLLLKKKVGKIVDKERRKGKSPLKDKGMTKRGKNRRVFLRVPIPQHPISRGEYAKCHDVVVATQRANCDRKQPSVICRTDAFSKIIAGFDDSRRACVQKMGFGGLLELKISKLPRQLCYWLMTRLDGVNSYLVGGDGHVLPITPGHWEDVFGLRNSGLPVPEKDSDLPAGKALAYAVKYGEKNPANNKTTVLISNATRVLLGPLDKLGNLVPLANQRQRTEFMENFMIVVMGQILCPSTDGANMSTKLLGAVCVAKDADQYNWCEFCHKWLLDYAITCQRKLEVQGYAAGTGGCVLFLLVFYLDRLCRLPVRWDEFPRLKVWTEEEVEKVKLHDRKPTEDYGRLSTFDVVYREPHPLFGERRPLAEEVADMSNDNERMVILSFKDCLIPQSIIVKSFKADERLMSVMVVKKFGTPDCVPNNRNWNIFVMQRMAPLLQDLRVVIREQVIIRRLGAKESVAEKDPSPGVAEKDPSPASSSHRQISDNAYINVDGEPMAVDKSVNKVLSELDVIVLEEDETDNVQHTVEQPLGGEENVFVNYQSLPVEQPVFEFLHVPAVVAVQNEPMEEAEQVQQAPPQQVVELVQH, encoded by the exons ATGGTCTTCAAAAAGGGTCACACCGGATCAAATAAGCAATGG AAATTTGCAATGAATGAAGTTTTTAAGGATAAACCTCCCCAGGTACCCGGCACTAGTAACCGTAAGAAGTATGTGGAACCGGAAattgatgaagatgatgaagagTACGAGGAAGATCTCGTTGGATCAGGGGATGATAGTGAAGATACACCATATGAAGAGGAGGGTGAGGAGTTAGAGGACGAAGAAGAAGACGACGACGAAGAGTATGtagatgaggatgaggatgagggGGAAAATGATGTTGGTGTAAAGTGTAAGTTGAAAAATCAGGGCAGGAAAACGGGTAATGCTAAAGGAAGGCGTCCTGTTGTTGTAGAGGAGGATGATGAGTTTTATGATGATCTTGAAGTTGATGCTCGTGCTAAGTTGAAGATGAAAGAGCGCAGTAGGAAGTATGCTAAGAGCAGGCGTTTAGCTAATGATGTAGAGGATGAAGGAAATGATGATGAAGAGGATGACGAGGAAGATGGAGAAGCTGATGTCCGTAGAGTGGGGAAGAAGCATCCGAAGCATGTAGGCCAAAATGTTAGGCGGTATCCAGAAGATGAACAACATGGGTTGAGGAAGAAACATTTGAAGGTGATTAGGAAGAGGCGTCGTGGGGATACTGATGACGAGGAAGAACAGGGGAAGCCTGTGAAGAAGAAGTTGTTGCTGAAGAAAAAGGTTGGTAAGATTGTTGATAAAGAGCGTAGAAAAGGAAAGTCTCCTCTTAAAGATAAGGGAATGACTAAGAGAGGCAAGAATAGGAGAGTGTTTCTGCGG GTTCCAATCCCCCAACATCCAATATCTAGGGGTGAATATGCCAAGTGTCATGATGTTGTAGTTGCTACCCAAAGGGCTAATTGCGATCGCAAG CAACCGAGTGTTATATGCCGCACTGATGCTTTCTCAAAGATCATTGCTGGATTTGATGACTCTAGAAGAGCCTGTGTGCAAAAAATGGGGTTTGGAGGATTGTTGGAGTTGAAAATATCCAAGCTTCCGAGGCAGCTTTGTTATTGGCTGATGACCAGATTGGACGGAGTCAACAGTTATCTGGTAGGTGGTGACGGGCATGTGTTGCCGATCACACCTGGCCATTGGGAAGATGTGTTTGGTTTGAGGAACAGCGGGCTTCCCGTCCCTGAAAAGGATTCTGATTTGCCGGCTGGAAAAGCTCTAGCGTATGCAGTGAAGTATGGTGAGAAAAACCCTGCAAACAACAAGACCACAGTACTGATATCCAACGCAACTCGCGTGTTGTTAGGTCCCTTGGACAAGCTCGGCAACTTAGTGCCGCTCGCAAATCAACGTCAAAGGACTGAGTTCATGGAGAACTTCATGATTGTGGTAATGGGACAGATTCTTTGTCCTTCTACTGATGGTGCAAACATGTCGACGAAACTGCTAGGTGCTGTATGTGTTGCAAAGGACGCAGATCAGTATAACTGGTGTGAGTTTTGTCACAAATGGCTGCTAGACTACGCGATCACATGCCAGCGGAAGCTAGAAGTTCAGGGTTATGCGGCTGGGACTGGTGgttgtgttttgtttttgttg GTTTTTTATCTAGATCGTTTATGTCGGCTTCCTGTCCGTTGGGACGAGTTCCCCAGACTAAAAGTCTGGACTGAGGAGGAAGTGGAGAAGGTGAAACTTCATGATAGGAAGCCTACTGAAGACTATGGGAGGTTATCG ACGTTTGATGTTGTTTACCGGGAGCCCCATCCTCTATTTGGAGAAAGAAGGCCATTGGCAGAAGAGGTTGCTGATATG TCCAATGACAATGAAAGAATGGTGATTCTTTCATTTAAGGACTGCTTAATCCCCCAAAGTATTATTGTGAAGTCTTTTAAAGCAGATGAAAGACTTATGAGTGTCATGGTGGTTAAGAAATTTGGTACACCGGACTGTGTACCAAATAATAGAAACTGGAATATATTT GTTATGCAAAGGATGGCCCCCTTACTGCAAGACCTCCGTGTCGTGATACGAGAACAAGTAATCATACGCAGGCTGGGGGCAAAGGAAAGTGTTGCTGAAAAAGATCCCTCCCCTGGTGTTGCTGAAAAAGATCCCTCCCCTGCTAGCAGTTCCCATCGCCAAATCAGCGATAATGCTTATATTAACGTGGATGGTGAGCCAATGGCGGTGGATAAGTCGGTCAACAAGGTCCTGAGTGAGTTAGATGTCATTGTACTGGAGGAGGATGAAACAGACAATGTGCAACACACAGTGGAACAACCATTGGGAGGTGAAGAAAATGTGTTTGTGAATTACCAGTCCTTGCCTGTGGAGCAGCCCGTGTTTGAGTTTCTGCATGTTCCAGCAGTGGTGGCCGTGCAGAATGAGCCTATGGAGGAGGCAGAGCAAGTGCAGCAGGCCCCCCCACAACAAGTGGTTGAGCTAGTGCAGCACTAG